A single genomic interval of Cucumis sativus cultivar 9930 chromosome 7, Cucumber_9930_V3, whole genome shotgun sequence harbors:
- the LOC101214310 gene encoding RNA-directed DNA methylation 4: protein MALIGESSSSVSKLVDEKPVLVRVKRKASQSRLDALWLEINERPLKRPLLDFENLSISETLHKEELKTKKIFVQHVETLRSSDATVDIVQSFVAPDAASTIENNLKNEERRRNFKREISRQDQLLVKARQEQELAAKNARFEQIWRSRKGVKDEKDDQLRDVYHIYDIVRLDTNEISSESPKQEQMSLEDQSMLSSYLPLLREFIPSAAAEIESDIDANMMKQNLPVDDYVYDYYTVKNDVEIAEDDASHPFPLIQVDDLDHDGPSDSDYETDDSNAENNPCFDYPDEEELESTSSNDELEDSDDEKQSSESNDVEEDELSEEEKVELYEDEIYDDCDEEDGADSFDYDSNVGHDEGEDWRWSYR from the exons ATGGCGCTCATTGGTGAGAGCTCTTCTTCTGTTTCCAAACTCGTGGACGAAAAGCCAGTTTTAGTTAGGGTTAAGCGCAAAGCTTCCCAATCTCGACTTGATGCATTAT GGCTGGAAATCAATGAGAGGCCATTGAAGCGACCACTCTTGGATTTTGAGAATTTATCAATTTCAGAAACACTCCACAAAG AGGAATTAAAGACCAAGAAGATATTTGTACAGCATGTGGAGACATTAAGAAGCTCTGATGCCACTGTTGACATTGTGCAGTCTTTTGTG GCACCTGATGCTGCTTCCACCATTGAAAATAACCTAAAGAATGAGGAGCGCAGAAGAAATTTTAAGAGAGAGATT TCGAGACAAGATCAGTTGTTGGTTAAAGCTAGACAAGAACAGGAG CTTGCGGCAAAAAACGCTAGATTTGAGCAGATATGGAGAAGTAGGAAAGGGgttaaagatgaaaaagatgaCCAGTTACGTGATGTATATCATATCTATGATATTGTTCGTCTTGATACAAATGAAATATCAAGTGAATCCCCAAAGCAGGA ACAAATGTCTCTGGAGGATCAGAGTATGTTATCAAGTTACTTGCCGTTACTAAGGGAGTTTATTCCAAGTGCCGCTGCTGAAATTGAATCAGATATAGATGCAAACATgatgaaacaaaatt TGCCTGTAGATGATTATGTGTATGACTACTATACTGTGAAGAATGATGTGGAGATTGCTGAAGACGATGCCTCCCATCCATTTCCTTT gATACAAGTTGATGACTTAGATCATGATGGGCCTAGTGACTCAGATTATGAAACTGATGATTCAAATG CTGAAAACAATCCGTGCTTCGATTACCCAGATGAGGAAGAGTTGGAGAGTACATCTTCAAATGATGAATTGGAAGATAGTGATGATGAGAAGCAGTCCTCAGAAAGTAATGATGTAGAAGAAGATGAGTTATCGGAGGAGGAGAAAGTTGAATTATATGAGGATGAAATATATGATGATTGTGATGAAGAGGATGGTGCTGATAGCTTTGATTATGATAGTAATGTTGGTCATGATGAAGGTGAAGATTGGAGATGGTCCTATCGTTGA
- the LOC101214550 gene encoding uncharacterized protein LOC101214550 produces the protein MAAEVSSLIRVLAGYKDDDNRTALGNGQDSTALVTRDLLGQSSNLTDSQELDLDLQVPTGWEKRLDLKSGKVYIQRSQTPDSPLNSDSKQIQMINQTESKFQDLNFPPSPSKRTLNLFNETSLDLKLTSSPSSTNYASVCTLDKVKSALERADKELVKKRSSLWKSASSPSYSSSSSSAAAGKEIQEEEAAEIRNSAAPMAVGCPGCLSYVLVMKNNPRCPRCNSVVPLPTIKKPRIDLNMSI, from the exons atggctGCCGAAGTCAGCAGTCTGATTCGGGTACTCGCCGGGTACAAGGACGATGATAATCGCACAGCCCTCGGTAATGGCCAAGATTCAACGGCTCTCGTTACTCGCGATTTGCTCGGTCAATCTTCCAACCTTACCGACTCTCAAGAATTAGACCTCGACTTGCAAGTTCCCACCGGCTGGGAGAAAAGACTCGACTTGAAG TCAGGAAAAGTTTACATACAGAGGAGTCAAACGCCGGATTCTCCTCTGAATTCAGATTCAAAACAAATCCAAATGATCAATCAAACAGAATCCAAATTCCAGGATTTGAATTTCCCTCCATCTCCTTCAAAACGAACATTAAATCTCTTCAACGAAACCAGTTTGGATTTGAAATTGACATCGTCCCCGTCCTCCACCAATTACGCCAGCGTTTGTACTCTGGATAAGGTGAAATCTGCTCTGGAAAGGGCCGACAAGGAGTTGGTAAAGAAACGCTCTTCCCTATGGAAATCAGCTTCATCCCCGTCGTACTCCTCATCCTCATCTTCCGCGGCGGCGGGAAAGGAaattcaagaagaagaagcggCGGAAATTAGAAACTCGGCGGCGCCGATGGCGGTGGGTTGTCCCGGATGTTTATCGTATGTATTAGTAATGAAAAATAACCCTCGATGTCCTCGTTGCAACTCTGTTGTTCCATTGCCCACCATCAAGAAACCTCGGATTGATCTGAACATGTCCAtataa